TGATAGAAGAAATTTTTATCAATGCCATTTTTTAATAAAAAAAAGTTGAGACAACAAAATTTTCCTGTTAAAATTAAATCGCCAAAAATAACTCAAAAAGGAAGTGATTTCATTGTCTCTATCTAATTTTATCAAAACTATCTTAAATATTCAAGATAATAATATTTCTTTTCCAGAAGAAGAATATTACCAAGTTATTAAAAAAGGGAATCATCTAGTTAAAGTTTTTAAAGGATTTCTTAAGTCCAATTATTGCGCTTGTCCTCACTGTAGTTCCAAAAATATTGTTAAAAATGGTTCAAGACATCGTAAAATTAAATATATTCCTATTCAAAATTACAATATTGAACTTGAGCTTACTATACAAAGATATATTTGTAAGAATTGCAAGAAAACTTTCTCCCCTTCCACTAATATTGTCAGTGATAACTCTAATATATCTAATAATCTTAAGTACACTATTGCTCTTGAACTTAAAGAAAATGTATCACTTACATATATTGCTAAGAAATATGATATTTCTGTTGCTTCTGTGCAAAGAGTTATGAATATTTGCTATCCTGATTTTAAAGTTAATAAAGAACATTTACCAGAAGCTATTTGTATTGATGAATTTAAGTCTGTTAAAAATATTGATGGCGCTATGTCTTTTGTTTTTGCTGATTATCAAAGTAAAAGTATTATTGATATTGTTGAAGACAGGAGACTTAATTCTCTTACAGAATATTTTTCAAGATTTTCTTTAGAAGCAAGAAACAATGTAAAATATGTCTGCATGGACATGTATGTTCCATACATTAGCCTAGTTAACTCTATCTTTCCTAATGCAGAAATAGTAATAGATAAATTTCATATTGTTAATCTTGTTAGCAGAGCATTTAATCAAACTAGAATATCTATTATGAATTCTATTCAAGATGATTCGTTAAAAAGAAAGCTAAAGCTATTCTGGAAATCATTATTAAAATATTATCCTGATCTTTCTCAAGTAAACTATTATTGTCAAAGCTTTAAGCGCAAACTAAGTAGCAAAGATAAGGTAGATTATCTTCTAGAAAAAATCCCTGAATTAGAGATTAACTTTAACATCTACCAAGATATTATTCAAACAATAAAGCATAATAACTTTAAAAGATTTGAAGAAATAGTAAAAAAATATTTAGCTAGTAAAGAAAAAATTTCTAAGAAAATAATAACAGCTCTAAAAACTTTGAAAAAATATATGAAATCTATTGAAAATATGTTTGAATCAAATATTACTAATGGTTTAATAGAAGGTTTAAACAATAAGATAAAATCAATAAAGAGAACAGCATTTGGATATTCAAATTTTAGTAATTTTAAAAAGCGTGTATTGATTCAA
The sequence above is a segment of the Fusobacterium periodonticum ATCC 33693 genome. Coding sequences within it:
- a CDS encoding ISL3 family transposase; protein product: MISLSLSNFIKTILNIQDNNISFPEEEYYQVIKKGNHLVKVFKGFLKSNYCACPHCSSKNIVKNGSRHRKIKYIPIQNYNIELELTIQRYICKNCKKTFSPSTNIVSDNSNISNNLKYTIALELKENVSLTYIAKKYDISVASVQRVMNICYPDFKVNKEHLPEAICIDEFKSVKNIDGAMSFVFADYQSKSIIDIVEDRRLNSLTEYFSRFSLEARNNVKYVCMDMYVPYISLVNSIFPNAEIVIDKFHIVNLVSRAFNQTRISIMNSIQDDSLKRKLKLFWKSLLKYYPDLSQVNYYCQSFKRKLSSKDKVDYLLEKIPELEINFNIYQDIIQTIKHNNFKRFEEIVKKYLASKEKISKKIITALKTLKKYMKSIENMFESNITNGLIEGLNNKIKSIKRTAFGYSNFSNFKKRVLIQ